In the Candidatus Baltobacteraceae bacterium genome, one interval contains:
- a CDS encoding PilZ domain-containing protein, whose protein sequence is MFRFGGERKRTAGGSAESAATVARGGGPAAAGGPNNKRTAFRAEVEFPVYYEVVGRPGERRAMANDLSAGGLRVLLDEDLVREQELLLHFTLPCDFLEHFPEWKEVSEDTPFGPRKKRVKKPPRKFSEMHVRGKSLITFFNLPRALFVHGIQFVDISEGTMDEIQRFAHYFQLNQLRIKTERDKRVIY, encoded by the coding sequence ATGTTCAGGTTTGGTGGCGAGAGAAAGCGTACGGCTGGTGGCTCGGCTGAAAGCGCGGCGACAGTAGCGCGCGGCGGCGGACCAGCGGCCGCAGGCGGTCCCAACAATAAACGTACTGCGTTTCGCGCCGAAGTTGAGTTTCCGGTGTATTACGAAGTTGTTGGACGTCCTGGCGAACGCCGCGCGATGGCGAACGATCTTTCCGCCGGCGGTTTGCGCGTTCTGCTCGATGAGGATTTAGTTCGCGAGCAAGAGCTGCTTTTGCACTTTACGCTGCCGTGCGATTTTCTCGAGCATTTTCCGGAGTGGAAAGAAGTCTCTGAGGATACGCCCTTTGGGCCTCGCAAGAAGCGTGTTAAGAAGCCACCGCGCAAATTCAGCGAGATGCACGTCCGCGGAAAATCTCTGATTACGTTCTTCAATCTTCCGCGCGCGTTGTTCGTCCACGGCATACAGTTCGTCGACATAAGCGAAGGCACGATGGACGAGATCCAGCGCTTCGCGCACTACTTTCAGCTGAATCAGCTGCGAATCAAAACCGAACGCGACAAACGCGTTATTTACTAA
- a CDS encoding DUF1343 domain-containing protein — MNRRGFLAASAAAALAPRAAAAQSHLQVVLGDDALLNGVWHEIGNRCVGIVTNQTGVTSNHGTIVDALRRNPQVCVKALFAPEHGLRGDRPAGAYVPSYTDPSTGLPVYSLYGATRHPSAAMLSGIDLLLFDIQDVGARAYTFISTMAYVMQAAAQHGKEIWILDRPNPIGGTVVEGPVLEPEYKSFIGLYPIAMRHGMTVGELAQMFNGAFGIHAKLRVIPMRGWQRTMLWDATKLPWIQSSPNIPSWNTTLLYPCTGLVASAGLNNATGTPKPFQYAGAYKLDAQRYADAMNARHLPGVSFQGVVWVPASGFWAGKQLTGVALGVTDPHAFLAVRTAVELLVTAHQIAPNIISIQSRTGIDRDWGTDSLREGLLAGKSADDIIAGWQPRLAQFETLRAKYLLY, encoded by the coding sequence ATGAACCGGCGCGGATTCCTCGCAGCGTCGGCGGCAGCCGCGCTCGCCCCGCGGGCAGCCGCGGCACAATCGCACCTACAGGTCGTGCTCGGCGACGACGCCCTTCTGAACGGCGTCTGGCATGAGATCGGCAATCGATGCGTCGGCATTGTTACCAACCAAACCGGTGTTACGTCGAATCACGGAACGATCGTCGACGCCTTGCGACGCAATCCACAGGTCTGCGTCAAAGCTCTGTTCGCACCCGAACATGGGTTACGCGGCGACCGGCCGGCCGGCGCCTATGTACCGTCGTATACCGATCCATCAACGGGTCTGCCGGTCTACAGCCTGTACGGCGCGACGCGGCATCCAAGCGCGGCAATGCTTTCCGGCATCGATCTTTTGCTCTTCGACATTCAAGACGTCGGTGCGCGTGCGTACACGTTCATCTCGACGATGGCCTATGTCATGCAAGCGGCCGCACAGCACGGCAAAGAAATCTGGATTCTGGATCGTCCCAATCCGATCGGCGGTACCGTCGTCGAAGGTCCGGTGCTCGAGCCCGAGTACAAATCGTTCATCGGCCTCTACCCGATCGCGATGCGGCACGGCATGACGGTCGGCGAGCTGGCGCAGATGTTCAATGGCGCCTTCGGAATTCACGCAAAGCTGCGCGTCATTCCGATGCGCGGTTGGCAGCGTACGATGCTTTGGGATGCGACGAAGCTCCCGTGGATTCAGAGTTCGCCGAACATTCCGTCGTGGAACACGACGCTGCTGTATCCGTGCACCGGTCTCGTCGCTTCGGCCGGCCTGAACAATGCGACCGGAACGCCAAAACCGTTTCAATACGCCGGCGCCTATAAACTCGACGCACAACGTTATGCCGACGCGATGAATGCACGCCATCTGCCTGGCGTCAGTTTTCAGGGCGTCGTTTGGGTGCCGGCCTCCGGATTTTGGGCGGGGAAGCAGCTCACCGGAGTAGCTCTCGGAGTCACCGATCCGCACGCGTTTCTCGCCGTGCGCACTGCCGTCGAGCTACTCGTCACTGCACATCAGATCGCACCGAACATCATCTCGATTCAAAGCAGGACCGGCATCGATCGCGATTGGGGCACGGATTCGCTTCGCGAAGGCTTGCTCGCCGGGAAATCTGCCGATGACATCATCGCGGGATGGCAGCCGCGACTCGCCCAGTTCGAAACGCTCCGCGCGAAGTACTTACTGTATTAG
- a CDS encoding 1,4-dihydroxy-6-naphthoate synthase — protein sequence MSYSLAYTPCPNDTYIFAALTNGLLKDAPKVDAVLDDVEGLNAAARRGAYALTKVSYGAIPYLLDRYRILRAGGALGRGCGPLLIAKPRADGSVPTLEELSPDAVIAIPGILTTAFLLVRLALERTPQIAEMRFDKIVDAVAKGEVDAGLIIHESRFTYQVRGLRSIVDLGEWWEGKTRTPIPLGAILARRDLGDHEALEVDEAVRRSLQFARKREDAIIDYVRAHATEMSDDVMRKHIGLYVNDFSDDVGNEGRAAVDTLFARASSAGLIPTDVKPEFVG from the coding sequence ATGAGTTATTCACTCGCGTACACGCCTTGTCCCAACGACACGTACATCTTCGCGGCCCTTACCAACGGCTTGCTGAAAGACGCTCCGAAGGTCGACGCCGTTCTAGATGACGTCGAAGGCCTGAACGCGGCCGCGCGACGCGGTGCGTACGCGCTTACCAAAGTCAGCTACGGTGCCATTCCGTATCTGCTCGACCGCTATCGTATCTTGCGCGCGGGTGGCGCACTCGGTCGCGGCTGCGGCCCACTCTTGATTGCAAAACCGCGCGCGGACGGCAGCGTGCCGACGCTCGAGGAGCTTTCGCCCGACGCGGTAATCGCAATCCCGGGCATTCTGACGACCGCATTCTTGCTCGTGCGGCTTGCGCTCGAGCGCACTCCGCAAATCGCGGAGATGCGCTTCGATAAAATCGTTGACGCCGTCGCGAAAGGCGAAGTCGACGCCGGCCTCATCATCCACGAATCACGATTTACGTATCAAGTGCGTGGGCTACGCTCGATCGTCGATCTCGGCGAATGGTGGGAAGGAAAAACGCGAACCCCGATACCGCTCGGCGCAATTCTGGCGCGACGCGATCTCGGCGACCACGAGGCGCTTGAAGTCGATGAGGCCGTGCGCCGCAGCTTACAGTTCGCGCGGAAGCGCGAGGACGCGATCATCGACTACGTGCGGGCGCACGCAACCGAAATGTCCGATGACGTCATGCGCAAGCACATCGGACTCTACGTCAACGACTTCAGCGACGACGTCGGTAACGAGGGCCGGGCGGCTGTCGATACCCTCTTTGCGCGCGCTTCATCGGCGGGCTTGATCCCGACGGACGTAAAGCCCGAATTCGTCGGATGA
- the mqnB gene encoding futalosine hydrolase, translating to MILVVCAVAQELRHWKPRDHVEMLVTGIGPVEAAAATSRALATSAPSIVINAGIGGGFRGRAAVGDAFAIETDHLAELGLEDGSPLPPLPGGVRLVEKTDSAEDLVEACARVGARIGSAITVSTITTSDARAEGLAQRFEAEVEAMEGFAVLRSAAVAGIPALELRGVSNLVGARERAGWDFDAGARAVAMLLDRFLDTFVEK from the coding sequence TTGATCCTCGTCGTTTGTGCCGTTGCGCAAGAGCTGCGGCACTGGAAGCCCCGCGACCATGTCGAGATGCTCGTAACGGGTATTGGTCCGGTTGAGGCTGCGGCTGCAACATCACGCGCGCTCGCAACTTCGGCGCCGAGCATCGTGATCAACGCCGGCATCGGTGGTGGTTTTCGCGGACGGGCCGCAGTCGGCGACGCATTTGCAATCGAGACCGATCATCTCGCCGAGCTCGGACTCGAAGACGGTAGCCCGCTGCCGCCCTTACCCGGCGGCGTACGCCTCGTAGAAAAAACGGACAGCGCCGAAGATCTTGTCGAGGCGTGCGCCCGCGTCGGTGCACGCATCGGAAGCGCGATCACGGTCTCAACGATTACAACGAGTGACGCCCGTGCCGAGGGTCTGGCACAGCGATTCGAAGCCGAGGTTGAAGCGATGGAAGGTTTTGCAGTGTTGCGCTCTGCAGCGGTGGCCGGAATACCTGCCCTCGAGTTGCGGGGCGTCTCGAATCTCGTCGGCGCGCGCGAGCGCGCGGGCTGGGACTTCGATGCAGGTGCGCGTGCCGTCGCGATGCTGCTGGATCGCTTCCTGGATACGTTTGTAGAAAAATGA
- a CDS encoding 7-carboxy-7-deazaguanine synthase QueE codes for MLQMVEIFYSLQGEGSYAGTPAVFVRLAGCNLSCGFCDTDYALRFLSSVDDVVGRVREIGGDCPMVVITGGEPFAQRETLALISALRTAGKRVHVESNGTIPVDADLPSDVWLTVSPKERLDSGMARRANEAKLIVDRRVPREWTEQFASETPIFLQPEGNKPENVELAVEAAKAEPNLFRLSLQTHKFIGIR; via the coding sequence ATGCTGCAGATGGTCGAGATCTTCTACAGCTTGCAAGGCGAAGGCAGTTATGCTGGAACGCCGGCCGTATTTGTGCGTCTCGCAGGCTGCAATCTTTCCTGCGGTTTCTGCGACACTGATTACGCGCTCAGGTTCCTCTCATCGGTCGATGACGTCGTCGGCCGCGTGCGAGAAATTGGCGGAGATTGTCCGATGGTGGTGATCACCGGTGGCGAGCCGTTTGCGCAGCGCGAGACGCTTGCGCTGATTTCAGCACTGCGGACCGCCGGAAAACGCGTCCACGTTGAATCGAACGGTACGATTCCGGTCGACGCCGATCTTCCATCCGATGTCTGGTTGACTGTCTCGCCGAAAGAGCGGCTCGACTCCGGTATGGCGCGGCGCGCAAACGAAGCGAAACTGATCGTCGACCGTCGCGTGCCGCGCGAATGGACGGAACAGTTTGCCTCAGAGACGCCGATCTTTCTCCAGCCCGAAGGCAACAAGCCCGAGAATGTCGAGCTTGCGGTCGAAGCGGCTAAAGCGGAGCCGAATCTTTTCCGGCTATCGCTCCAGACGCACAAGTTCATCGGCATTCGTTGA
- the queD gene encoding 6-carboxytetrahydropterin synthase QueD — protein sequence MQVRKSFHFEAAHVLPHHPGKCSRLHGHSYRLEVAVNGSIQSDGPSQGMVIDFDEIDNVVQVTIIDQLDHVSLNELMPNPTSENIIMWIWRRLDPSLDGLTELVLWETATACAVFRRGDL from the coding sequence GTGCAAGTCCGCAAATCGTTCCATTTCGAAGCCGCGCACGTTCTCCCGCATCATCCCGGCAAATGTTCGCGTTTGCACGGGCATTCGTATCGTCTCGAAGTTGCCGTCAACGGTTCGATTCAAAGTGACGGGCCGAGCCAAGGCATGGTGATCGACTTCGATGAGATCGACAACGTCGTGCAAGTCACGATCATCGATCAATTGGATCACGTTTCGCTAAACGAGCTCATGCCGAATCCCACGAGCGAAAACATCATTATGTGGATTTGGCGCCGCCTCGATCCGTCACTCGACGGACTCACCGAGCTGGTACTCTGGGAAACCGCGACTGCGTGTGCCGTTTTCCGAAGGGGCGATCTCTAA
- a CDS encoding dihydrolipoamide acetyltransferase family protein → MPTTIKMPQLGETVTEGTVAQWLKKPGDRIEKYEAFVEVSTDKVNAEVPAPVSGILREIIVQEGETVPTGAAIAVIEEAGAPANAEPVADAIMAAPAAAVHTAAAPAASASKTNGVSRADTSLRGVSPAVRKLAREHNVDVTRIRGTGANGRITAQDILEASRGGAAASAAPARTQAVPSDGRSSYTNPIPGTTIPLTQARKIIAQRMVESRHTAPHAWTMVEVDVSNLWTWRTREKDAFERENGQKLTLLPFFMRAVVGSLAAYPLMNASFADTGIKIHKDINVSIAVALPDNLILPVVRNADKLSVKGLAVAAGTLIDRARRGQLGADDLAGGTFTVNNTGANGSIMSAPILPTGQAGIITMEAVVKRPVVVTGDAIAIRSIMNVCLSLDHRVVDGGIASAFLSDVKKRLEAMGPAGTL, encoded by the coding sequence ATGCCGACGACGATCAAGATGCCTCAGCTCGGTGAGACCGTTACGGAAGGCACGGTTGCGCAATGGCTCAAGAAGCCCGGCGACCGCATCGAAAAATACGAAGCGTTCGTCGAAGTCTCGACCGACAAAGTCAACGCTGAAGTCCCCGCGCCCGTGAGCGGCATCCTGCGCGAGATCATCGTTCAAGAGGGTGAGACCGTTCCGACCGGGGCGGCAATCGCCGTCATCGAGGAAGCCGGCGCACCCGCGAATGCGGAGCCGGTCGCGGATGCGATCATGGCAGCGCCCGCGGCTGCCGTTCACACCGCCGCTGCTCCGGCCGCAAGCGCATCGAAGACGAACGGCGTTTCGCGTGCCGATACGTCCCTGCGTGGCGTCTCGCCGGCAGTGCGCAAACTCGCGCGCGAACACAACGTCGACGTGACGCGCATCCGCGGAACCGGCGCGAACGGACGCATCACGGCGCAAGATATATTGGAAGCCTCGCGTGGCGGCGCCGCGGCGTCAGCTGCGCCGGCGCGTACGCAAGCAGTCCCCAGCGACGGTCGCTCCTCCTACACGAATCCAATTCCGGGAACGACGATCCCGCTGACGCAGGCGCGCAAGATCATCGCGCAGCGCATGGTCGAGTCGCGCCATACAGCGCCGCATGCGTGGACGATGGTCGAGGTCGACGTTTCGAATCTGTGGACGTGGCGCACGCGCGAGAAGGACGCGTTCGAGCGTGAGAACGGTCAAAAGCTCACGCTGTTGCCCTTCTTCATGCGCGCCGTCGTTGGATCGCTCGCGGCCTATCCGCTGATGAATGCCTCCTTCGCCGACACCGGCATCAAGATCCACAAAGACATCAACGTCTCGATCGCGGTCGCGCTCCCCGACAATTTGATTCTTCCGGTCGTACGCAATGCCGACAAACTTTCGGTCAAAGGTCTCGCCGTTGCGGCCGGTACGTTAATCGATCGCGCTCGGCGCGGTCAGCTCGGTGCCGACGATCTCGCGGGCGGGACGTTCACCGTCAACAACACCGGAGCAAACGGGTCGATCATGTCGGCGCCGATTCTTCCAACCGGACAAGCCGGCATCATCACGATGGAGGCGGTCGTAAAGCGTCCGGTCGTCGTGACCGGCGACGCCATTGCAATCCGTTCGATCATGAACGTCTGCTTGTCGCTCGATCATCGCGTCGTCGACGGCGGCATCGCCAGCGCATTTCTTTCCGACGTCAAGAAGCGGCTCGAAGCGATGGGTCCGGCCGGCACGCTCTAA
- a CDS encoding alpha-ketoacid dehydrogenase subunit beta → MAIATQTREMNNVEAVREALHDALVNDERVLIMGEDVGARGNVFLITKGFLEEFGPKRIIDTPLAEASIVGVAIGMAMEGLRPIAEIQFADFIYPAFNQIVGEAAKTRYRSNGDYTCPLVIRTPYGGGVRGALSHSVSIEALFYHVPGLKILAPSTPADIKGLLTAAIEDPDPVLFLEHKKTYRLVKGPVPEGHFVLPIGKADVKKEGSQLTVVSYGLYVHQALDAARQLETEDVSVEVIDLRSIRPMDRETILESVRKTRKLLIIHEDNKFGGIGAEIAAMVAEEALFDLDAPIKRLCGPDVPAMGYAITLEEEFMISPERMREAMRELVNF, encoded by the coding sequence GTGGCAATAGCAACGCAAACGCGCGAGATGAATAACGTTGAAGCCGTGCGCGAAGCGCTGCACGACGCTTTGGTGAACGACGAGCGCGTCCTCATTATGGGCGAAGACGTCGGCGCGCGCGGCAACGTCTTTCTGATCACCAAAGGCTTCCTTGAAGAGTTCGGTCCGAAGCGCATCATCGATACACCGCTGGCCGAAGCCTCAATCGTCGGCGTTGCGATCGGCATGGCAATGGAAGGATTGCGCCCCATCGCCGAGATTCAATTCGCCGACTTCATCTACCCGGCGTTCAATCAGATCGTTGGTGAGGCTGCGAAGACGCGCTACCGCAGTAATGGCGACTACACGTGTCCGCTCGTGATCCGCACGCCTTACGGCGGCGGCGTCCGCGGCGCGCTCTCGCACTCCGTCTCGATCGAAGCGCTGTTCTATCACGTCCCCGGCCTGAAAATTCTCGCGCCCTCGACGCCGGCCGACATCAAAGGTCTGCTGACCGCAGCGATCGAGGACCCCGATCCGGTGCTGTTCCTCGAACACAAGAAGACGTATCGCCTCGTCAAGGGTCCGGTCCCTGAAGGCCACTTCGTTCTACCGATCGGCAAGGCCGACGTTAAGAAGGAAGGCTCGCAACTGACGGTCGTCTCGTACGGACTGTACGTGCATCAGGCCCTCGACGCGGCGCGTCAGCTCGAAACCGAAGACGTATCGGTCGAGGTGATCGACCTGCGTTCGATCCGGCCTATGGATCGCGAAACGATTTTGGAGAGCGTACGGAAGACGCGCAAGCTTCTCATCATTCACGAGGACAACAAGTTCGGCGGCATCGGCGCCGAGATCGCGGCGATGGTCGCCGAAGAGGCACTCTTCGATTTGGACGCGCCGATCAAACGTCTGTGCGGTCCCGACGTTCCTGCAATGGGCTACGCGATCACGCTCGAAGAGGAGTTCATGATCTCACCCGAACGGATGCGTGAAGCGATGCGAGAACTCGTGAACTTCTGA
- a CDS encoding thiamine pyrophosphate-dependent dehydrogenase E1 component subunit alpha gives MARALRPQTGSGATTFERFGLSDEQLITILRNMLMQRIVDNRGFQLNRQGKVPFALGSEGHEAVQAGAALAFTRGKDIFVPYYRDLGLVLGIGYPILDLLLSMFARGADRSGGRQFPNHFGNHDLGIMNISSIISAHIPHAVGAAYAFTYRGETGRAVLVTFGEGGTSEGEWHESINFASIHNLPIVFLCQNNGIAISVPQSQQMHVKDVAQKAVAYGIPGETFDGMDPLISYDAVKRALDRARTGGGPTLLEAKCARFLSHSTDDDDRTYRSREIVQELRKRDPIATYEAILLANRVVDEAKIESLRREILEETNDATDRAEAMPLPEPSDLYKQVYAGDYEPWQ, from the coding sequence ATGGCGCGAGCGCTGAGGCCGCAGACGGGTTCCGGCGCGACGACGTTCGAGCGCTTCGGACTGTCGGACGAACAGTTGATCACGATCTTGCGCAACATGTTGATGCAGCGGATTGTTGACAATCGCGGCTTTCAACTCAACCGGCAAGGCAAGGTGCCGTTCGCGCTGGGCAGTGAGGGACACGAAGCGGTCCAAGCCGGCGCTGCGTTGGCATTTACGCGCGGTAAAGACATTTTCGTTCCGTATTATCGCGATCTCGGTCTCGTCCTCGGCATCGGCTATCCCATTCTCGATTTGCTGCTTTCCATGTTTGCGCGCGGTGCGGATCGTTCGGGCGGACGCCAGTTCCCGAATCATTTCGGAAATCACGATCTCGGGATCATGAACATCTCCTCGATTATCTCGGCACACATTCCGCATGCCGTCGGAGCGGCCTACGCGTTCACGTATCGCGGTGAAACGGGACGCGCAGTGCTCGTGACGTTTGGCGAAGGTGGAACGAGTGAAGGCGAATGGCACGAATCGATCAACTTCGCGTCGATCCACAACTTGCCGATTGTCTTTCTCTGCCAGAACAACGGGATTGCGATTTCGGTCCCGCAGTCGCAGCAGATGCACGTCAAAGACGTGGCGCAAAAAGCCGTCGCGTACGGCATCCCGGGCGAAACTTTCGACGGAATGGATCCGCTGATCAGCTATGACGCCGTCAAGCGCGCGCTCGACCGCGCGCGGACCGGCGGCGGCCCGACGCTACTCGAAGCCAAATGCGCGCGCTTTCTCTCGCACTCGACCGATGACGACGATCGTACCTATCGTTCGCGCGAGATCGTGCAAGAGCTGCGCAAGCGCGATCCCATCGCGACCTACGAAGCCATCTTGCTCGCAAACCGAGTCGTCGATGAAGCGAAGATCGAGTCGTTACGTCGCGAGATTCTCGAGGAAACGAACGATGCGACCGACCGGGCCGAAGCGATGCCGCTTCCAGAGCCCTCGGATCTCTACAAGCAAGTGTACGCGGGAGACTACGAGCCGTGGCAATAG
- a CDS encoding M20 family metallopeptidase, which translates to MTNEDGMLLDRPQVSEELVQVRRHLHMYPELSLVEHDTAKYLEEHLRKMRLDDLRTGIGKTGLLGTLKGGKPGPVTLLRADIDALPVTELGEAPYRSKNVGKMHACGHDGHMSILLNAAKTLAERRAEVPGTLVFCFQPGEEGAAGNKLMIDDGALENPHVDRTFALHLYTGLDVGKIGVRDGAFFASADEFTLHIRGKGGHGGMPQTTHDPIAAAGYFITMVQTLVSREIAPKDAVVVTVGHIEAGTTFNVIPDEVMLRGTVRTFDPEIRKSMPERIERIAKGVGDAMRVQPSMDYRFNYPPTVNDKAMNDVVRGVGRKTLGAENVIEHDLVSWAEDMSFMQEQRPGAYFIVGARGDERTAFPHHSARFDIDERALEVGYQMMVALGLRG; encoded by the coding sequence ATGACAAATGAGGATGGCATGCTGCTCGATCGTCCGCAAGTCTCCGAAGAACTCGTCCAGGTCCGCCGGCATCTCCACATGTATCCCGAGCTCTCGCTCGTGGAACACGACACCGCAAAATATCTCGAGGAGCATCTTCGTAAGATGCGTCTTGACGATCTGCGGACGGGAATCGGAAAGACCGGACTACTAGGGACGCTCAAGGGCGGCAAACCTGGTCCGGTGACGCTGCTGCGTGCCGATATCGACGCACTTCCGGTTACCGAGCTCGGCGAGGCGCCGTATCGCTCGAAGAACGTCGGCAAAATGCACGCGTGTGGGCACGACGGACACATGTCGATCTTGCTCAACGCTGCCAAGACGCTGGCCGAGCGTCGCGCCGAGGTTCCGGGGACGCTCGTCTTTTGTTTTCAGCCCGGTGAAGAAGGCGCAGCCGGTAACAAGCTGATGATCGACGATGGAGCACTCGAGAATCCGCACGTCGACCGAACGTTCGCGCTTCATTTGTATACCGGACTCGACGTCGGAAAAATCGGCGTGCGCGATGGTGCGTTTTTTGCGTCGGCCGACGAATTTACGCTGCATATCCGCGGAAAAGGCGGCCACGGCGGAATGCCGCAGACCACGCACGATCCGATCGCGGCGGCCGGTTACTTCATCACGATGGTCCAGACGCTGGTGAGCCGCGAGATCGCTCCGAAAGATGCCGTGGTCGTAACCGTCGGGCACATCGAAGCCGGGACGACGTTCAACGTGATTCCCGATGAAGTCATGTTACGCGGAACGGTGCGAACCTTCGATCCGGAGATCCGCAAGAGCATGCCCGAGCGCATCGAGCGCATTGCCAAAGGCGTTGGTGACGCAATGCGCGTGCAGCCATCGATGGATTATCGCTTTAACTATCCCCCGACGGTAAATGACAAGGCAATGAACGACGTCGTGCGCGGGGTTGGCCGCAAGACGCTCGGCGCCGAGAACGTCATCGAGCACGACCTTGTCAGCTGGGCCGAAGACATGTCGTTCATGCAAGAGCAGCGGCCGGGGGCGTACTTCATTGTCGGCGCGCGCGGCGACGAACGGACGGCCTTCCCGCACCACTCGGCGCGCTTCGACATCGACGAGCGGGCCCTCGAGGTTGGTTATCAGATGATGGTGGCGCTCGGCCTTCGGGGCTAA